Proteins found in one Corynebacterium canis genomic segment:
- a CDS encoding glycogen/starch/alpha-glucan phosphorylase — translation MSEHSLATNVGGHVRAASGTSPATATDRKFWFGLSAAIMERIADNWEATTAAYNGTRQQHYFSAEFLMGRALLNNLTNLEMVSEAEEAVRANGHELSDVLDAENDAALGNGGLGRLAACFLDSCATQDLPVTGYGILYRYGLFKQSFIDGFQTEEPDAWKEDGYPFVVRRENQTRIVRFDDMVVRSVPYDMPITGYGTDNVGTLRLWKAEPMAEFDYDAFNSQRFTDAIVEREAVMDLCRVLYPNDTTYAGKVLRVRQQYFFVSASLQAMVDNYVKHHGPDLTDFAKYNCIQLNDTHPVLAIPELMRLLMDEHNLGWEAAWKIVQETFAYTNHTVLAEALEQWNCSIFQQLFSRIWEIVVEIDRRFREELRGLGFDETHIHHMSPVQDGTVHMAWIACYASYSINGVAALHTEIIKADTLRNWHEIWPQKFNNKTNGVTPRRWLKMCNPRLSELLTRLAGSDAWVTNLDELQKLRHFGEDEAVMRELLDIKEANKADFAEWILDRQGIEVDPQSIYDVQIKRLHEYKRQLMNALYILDLYFRIKEDGLQNVPPRTFIFGAKAAPGYVRAKAIIKLINEIAELVNGDADVNDTIRVVFVENYNVSPAEHIIPAADVSEQISTAGKEASGTSNMKFMMNGALTLGTLDGANVEILESVGDDNAYIFGAKVEELPELRAHYNPYALYETVPGLKRALDALVDGRLDDNHSGMFHDLRSSLLDGGGWETPDLYYVLGDFDAYRTTKDKMAADYFADRLHWARMCWVNICESGRFSSDRTIADYARDVWKLDATKI, via the coding sequence ATGAGTGAACACTCGCTGGCCACGAATGTCGGCGGGCACGTCCGCGCAGCATCCGGCACCTCGCCCGCAACCGCGACAGACCGCAAATTCTGGTTCGGCCTCTCCGCAGCGATCATGGAACGCATCGCCGATAACTGGGAAGCCACCACCGCCGCATACAACGGCACCCGCCAGCAGCACTATTTCTCCGCCGAATTCCTCATGGGACGCGCGCTGCTCAATAACCTCACCAACCTCGAAATGGTGAGCGAAGCGGAAGAAGCCGTTCGCGCAAACGGGCACGAACTCTCCGACGTCCTCGACGCGGAAAACGACGCCGCGCTCGGCAACGGCGGCCTCGGACGACTCGCCGCCTGCTTCCTGGATTCCTGCGCCACGCAGGACCTGCCCGTCACCGGCTACGGCATCCTGTACCGCTACGGCCTATTCAAACAAAGCTTCATAGACGGCTTCCAAACCGAAGAACCCGACGCCTGGAAAGAAGACGGCTACCCGTTTGTGGTACGCCGCGAAAACCAAACCCGCATCGTGCGCTTCGACGACATGGTGGTGCGCTCAGTGCCCTACGACATGCCGATCACCGGCTACGGCACCGACAACGTGGGCACACTACGCCTCTGGAAAGCCGAACCCATGGCCGAATTCGACTACGATGCGTTTAACTCCCAGCGCTTTACCGACGCCATCGTGGAACGCGAAGCCGTCATGGACCTGTGCCGCGTGCTCTACCCCAACGACACCACCTACGCCGGCAAAGTGCTACGCGTCCGCCAACAATACTTCTTTGTCTCCGCATCGCTGCAGGCAATGGTGGATAACTACGTCAAACACCACGGGCCGGACCTCACGGACTTTGCCAAATACAATTGCATCCAATTGAACGATACGCACCCGGTGCTGGCCATCCCCGAGCTCATGCGCCTGCTCATGGACGAACACAACCTCGGGTGGGAAGCCGCCTGGAAAATCGTCCAAGAGACCTTCGCATACACGAACCACACCGTGCTCGCCGAAGCCCTCGAACAATGGAACTGCAGCATCTTCCAGCAGCTATTCAGCCGCATCTGGGAAATCGTGGTGGAAATCGACCGCCGCTTCCGGGAGGAACTACGCGGGCTGGGCTTCGACGAAACCCACATCCACCACATGTCCCCCGTGCAAGACGGCACCGTGCACATGGCGTGGATCGCCTGCTACGCCTCCTACTCCATCAACGGCGTGGCGGCGCTGCACACGGAGATCATCAAGGCGGACACGCTGCGGAATTGGCACGAAATCTGGCCGCAGAAATTCAATAACAAAACCAACGGGGTGACCCCGCGCCGGTGGCTGAAAATGTGCAACCCGCGGCTATCCGAGCTGCTCACCCGGTTGGCGGGGTCCGACGCTTGGGTGACCAACCTGGACGAGCTGCAAAAACTCCGCCACTTCGGCGAGGACGAAGCCGTGATGCGCGAGCTGCTGGACATCAAGGAAGCCAATAAAGCGGACTTCGCCGAATGGATCCTGGACCGGCAGGGCATCGAGGTGGACCCGCAGTCCATCTACGACGTGCAAATCAAACGCCTGCACGAATACAAGCGCCAGCTGATGAACGCGCTATACATCCTGGACCTGTACTTCCGCATCAAGGAAGACGGGCTGCAGAACGTGCCGCCGCGGACCTTTATCTTCGGCGCAAAGGCCGCCCCCGGGTATGTGCGCGCCAAGGCGATTATCAAGCTGATTAATGAGATCGCCGAGCTGGTCAACGGCGACGCCGATGTGAACGACACCATCCGCGTGGTGTTCGTGGAAAACTACAACGTTTCCCCCGCCGAGCACATCATCCCGGCCGCGGACGTTTCCGAACAAATCTCCACCGCCGGCAAGGAAGCCTCCGGCACCTCCAACATGAAATTCATGATGAACGGTGCCTTGACGCTGGGCACCCTCGACGGCGCCAATGTGGAAATCCTCGAATCCGTCGGCGACGACAACGCCTACATTTTCGGCGCCAAGGTGGAGGAACTCCCCGAACTGCGCGCCCACTACAACCCGTACGCACTCTACGAAACCGTGCCCGGCTTAAAGCGCGCCTTGGACGCCCTGGTGGATGGTCGCCTTGACGATAACCACAGCGGCATGTTCCACGACCTGCGCTCCTCCCTCCTCGATGGCGGCGGTTGGGAAACCCCCGACCTGTACTACGTCCTCGGTGACTTCGACGCCTACCGCACCACGAAGGACAAGATGGCCGCGGACTACTTCGCTGACCGCCTCCACTGGGCACGCATGTGCTGGGTGAACATCTGCGAATCCGGCCGCTTCTCCTCCGACCGCACCATCGCCGACTACGCCCGCGACGTGTGGAAGCTGGACGCCACCAAGATCTAA
- the pyk gene encoding pyruvate kinase — translation MERRTKIVCTLGPAVASEDGIRELVEAGMDVARLNFSHGDYSDHEQNYKWVREATDLTGRAVGVLADLQGPKIRLGRFINGATVWENGETVRITVDDIQGTHDRVSTTYKNLAKDAKPGDRLLVDDGKVGLVCVGVEGNDVVCEVVEGGPVSNNKGVSLPGMDISVPALSDKDIRDLRFALKLGVDFIALSFVRAASDIELVHKIMDEEGRRVPVIAKLEKPEAVEALEAIILAFDAVMIARGDLGVEVPLEEVPLVQKQAIQIARENAKPVIVATQMLDSMIENSRPTRAEASDVANAVLDGADAVMLSGETSVGRDPINVVRTMSRIVKYAETQGEVPPLNHIPRTKRGVISYSARDIAERLNARALVAFTTSGDTARRLARLHSHLPLLVFTPNPAVRSQLALSWGAQTFLCPRVHDTDSMMHEVDEALLAMDEYNRDDMMVVVAGTPPGVSGNTNMIHVHLLGEDVHTPPPVTEVAPKVEAAPKIEVAPKVEKAEEPPKK, via the coding sequence GTGGAAAGAAGAACCAAGATTGTATGTACTCTGGGGCCGGCCGTGGCCAGCGAGGATGGGATCCGCGAACTCGTTGAAGCAGGCATGGATGTGGCCCGTTTGAATTTCTCGCATGGTGACTATTCGGACCATGAGCAAAACTACAAGTGGGTTCGCGAAGCGACCGATCTGACCGGGCGCGCCGTTGGTGTGCTGGCGGACCTCCAGGGGCCGAAGATTCGCTTAGGGCGCTTTATCAATGGCGCGACTGTCTGGGAAAACGGTGAGACCGTGCGCATCACGGTCGACGATATCCAAGGTACCCACGACCGAGTATCCACCACCTACAAGAACCTGGCCAAGGATGCCAAGCCCGGCGACCGCCTGCTTGTGGACGACGGCAAGGTCGGCCTCGTGTGCGTAGGCGTGGAAGGCAACGATGTGGTGTGCGAGGTTGTGGAAGGCGGTCCGGTCTCCAACAACAAGGGCGTGTCCCTGCCCGGCATGGATATTTCCGTTCCTGCGCTTTCCGATAAAGACATCCGTGACCTGCGCTTCGCGCTGAAGCTCGGCGTGGACTTTATCGCATTGTCCTTCGTCCGCGCCGCCTCCGATATCGAGCTGGTGCACAAGATCATGGACGAGGAAGGCCGCCGCGTTCCGGTGATCGCCAAGCTGGAAAAGCCGGAAGCCGTCGAAGCGCTCGAGGCAATCATCCTGGCGTTCGACGCCGTCATGATCGCCCGCGGCGACCTCGGCGTGGAAGTGCCGCTGGAAGAAGTGCCGCTGGTGCAAAAGCAGGCGATCCAAATCGCCCGCGAAAACGCGAAGCCGGTGATCGTGGCCACCCAAATGTTGGACTCTATGATCGAAAACTCCCGGCCCACCCGCGCGGAGGCCTCCGACGTTGCAAACGCCGTGCTCGACGGTGCTGACGCCGTGATGCTTTCCGGCGAAACCTCCGTGGGCCGCGACCCCATCAACGTGGTGCGCACCATGTCCCGCATTGTGAAATACGCGGAGACGCAGGGCGAAGTCCCGCCGCTGAATCACATCCCCCGCACCAAGCGTGGCGTGATCTCCTACTCCGCCCGCGATATCGCGGAACGCCTCAACGCCCGCGCGCTGGTGGCCTTCACCACCTCCGGTGATACCGCCCGCCGCCTGGCCCGTTTGCATTCGCACCTGCCGCTGCTGGTATTCACCCCGAACCCAGCGGTGCGTTCCCAACTCGCACTATCCTGGGGCGCGCAAACCTTCCTGTGCCCGCGGGTGCACGACACCGACTCGATGATGCACGAGGTTGACGAAGCCCTGCTGGCCATGGACGAGTACAACCGCGACGACATGATGGTCGTGGTCGCAGGCACCCCGCCCGGAGTCTCCGGCAACACGAACATGATTCACGTGCACCTGCTTGGCGAAGACGTGCACACCCCGCCCCCGGTGACCGAAGTCGCACCGAAGGTCGAGGCCGCCCCGAAGATCGAGGTCGCGCCAAAGGTAGAAAAGGCCGAGGAGCCGCCGAAGAAGTAA
- the lgt gene encoding prolipoprotein diacylglyceryl transferase, whose amino-acid sequence MMVDQLAAIPSPPQGVWYLGPIPIRAYALCIIVGIFVAVWLTRRRYVARGGSADVVMDAAMVAVPAGIIGGRLYHVATDYDKYFCATCNPVDALKITNGGLGIMGAVALGVAAVAVMMRIKGLKLAPLADAAAPGIVLAQGIGRLGNWFNQELYGRETTVPWALEIYYRVDADGKFAPLTGYSTGEVMATVHPTFLYELLWNVGVCLFLLWADRKFELSNGRVFALYVASYALGRFFIEFMRTDAATIVLGLRINTITSAALLLGGIVAFFLMKRQRETKV is encoded by the coding sequence ATGATGGTTGATCAATTGGCCGCAATTCCTTCGCCGCCGCAGGGGGTTTGGTACCTCGGCCCCATACCAATTCGAGCGTATGCGCTATGCATCATCGTGGGTATTTTCGTGGCGGTGTGGCTGACGCGGCGTCGATACGTGGCACGCGGGGGAAGCGCGGACGTCGTTATGGACGCGGCGATGGTGGCGGTACCTGCGGGAATCATCGGCGGCAGGCTCTACCACGTGGCAACGGATTATGATAAGTACTTCTGCGCCACATGCAACCCCGTGGATGCGCTCAAAATTACGAATGGCGGGCTAGGCATTATGGGGGCGGTGGCGCTCGGGGTGGCCGCCGTCGCCGTCATGATGCGCATCAAAGGGCTGAAGCTCGCCCCGCTTGCCGACGCCGCGGCTCCCGGCATCGTCCTCGCACAAGGTATCGGTCGCCTGGGCAACTGGTTCAATCAGGAACTCTATGGGCGCGAAACCACGGTGCCGTGGGCGCTGGAGATTTACTATCGCGTGGACGCGGACGGCAAATTCGCACCTTTGACCGGTTACTCCACGGGCGAGGTGATGGCCACGGTGCATCCGACGTTCCTGTACGAATTGCTGTGGAACGTCGGCGTGTGCCTATTCCTCTTGTGGGCCGACCGTAAGTTCGAACTTTCGAACGGACGTGTGTTCGCGCTGTACGTTGCCAGCTACGCGCTGGGCCGCTTCTTCATCGAATTTATGCGTACCGACGCCGCGACCATTGTCCTCGGCTTGCGTATCAACACCATCACTTCCGCGGCGTTGCTACTTGGTGGAATTGTGGCGTTTTTCCTAATGAAACGCCAGCGAGAAACCAAGGTGTGA
- the trpC gene encoding indole-3-glycerol phosphate synthase TrpC: MTSVFNRIIAGAAEDVAARKSRVPFSEIKARSYDVEPPRDALAALHATGCGVIAEIKRAMPPKGIIAEIDAPEVLAQKFESGGARLIGCQTERRRFHGSLEDLRRVRDAVQVPVMCRDFIVDPYQIHEARAYGADVVPLLVVALEQSRLEALLDRAQSLGMVALLEVRTPEEATRAIAAGARVIGVNARDIATLEVNRETFAEIAPGLPRGVVRVALSGVRTPLDLMSYAGVGADAVVIGENLVTSADPVEVCRKLVAAGQHPSCPASR; this comes from the coding sequence ATGACGTCGGTGTTTAACCGGATCATCGCGGGCGCAGCCGAGGATGTAGCGGCCCGCAAGTCACGCGTCCCGTTCTCCGAAATCAAGGCCCGTTCCTACGATGTGGAACCGCCGCGGGACGCGTTGGCGGCGCTTCACGCGACAGGTTGCGGCGTGATCGCGGAGATTAAACGCGCCATGCCGCCGAAGGGCATTATCGCCGAGATCGACGCTCCAGAGGTCCTTGCACAAAAGTTCGAATCCGGGGGCGCGCGTTTGATTGGCTGCCAGACGGAGCGGCGAAGATTTCACGGTTCGTTGGAGGATTTGCGGCGGGTGCGTGACGCCGTCCAGGTGCCGGTGATGTGCCGCGATTTTATCGTTGACCCCTACCAGATCCATGAGGCGCGCGCGTACGGGGCGGACGTGGTTCCCTTACTTGTTGTGGCCCTTGAGCAGTCCCGATTGGAGGCGTTGCTGGATCGGGCGCAGTCTTTGGGGATGGTGGCGTTGCTGGAGGTGCGCACGCCGGAGGAGGCGACGCGGGCCATTGCGGCGGGGGCGCGGGTGATCGGGGTGAACGCGCGGGATATTGCGACGCTGGAGGTGAACCGCGAGACTTTCGCGGAGATCGCCCCCGGGTTGCCTCGCGGAGTTGTTCGAGTGGCGTTGTCGGGGGTGCGTACCCCGCTCGATCTGATGAGCTACGCGGGGGTGGGTGCCGACGCCGTGGTGATCGGCGAAAACCTCGTCACCTCAGCCGATCCGGTGGAGGTGTGTCGCAAGCTTGTGGCAGCGGGGCAACATCCTTCGTGTCCTGCGTCACGCTAG
- a CDS encoding TIGR02234 family membrane protein has translation MRIAAVFLGLGGAALWGVSRLPWLTVNVFDDKSGESTQDLVGAVWSTELTALALVLLAAMVAGLVLRRTARRIIGIVGALAAVAASWQPLVLLAGQPDLARAKNILTSGAATERTQAPVMISPWAEVTGADVHVLGPALAFVACGVALFGGVLLAMRPGVDTAKSHTYERTSSRHERLEQDLAEAPDSGRVLWDALDADVDPTDLDSTDIDPK, from the coding sequence ATGCGTATCGCGGCTGTCTTTTTAGGCCTCGGCGGCGCAGCCCTGTGGGGCGTGTCCCGGCTCCCGTGGCTAACCGTTAATGTGTTCGATGATAAGTCCGGCGAAAGCACCCAGGACCTCGTGGGGGCGGTGTGGTCGACGGAGCTCACCGCACTCGCCCTGGTTTTGCTCGCCGCGATGGTCGCCGGGCTCGTGCTGCGTCGCACCGCCCGCCGCATTATCGGCATCGTGGGGGCACTCGCCGCCGTGGCCGCCAGCTGGCAGCCATTGGTGCTGCTCGCCGGGCAGCCTGACCTGGCCCGCGCCAAAAATATCTTGACTTCCGGGGCCGCCACGGAACGCACCCAGGCGCCGGTGATGATCTCCCCATGGGCGGAGGTGACCGGCGCGGACGTGCACGTGCTTGGCCCCGCGCTCGCCTTTGTCGCCTGCGGCGTCGCGCTGTTCGGCGGGGTGCTGTTGGCCATGCGCCCAGGCGTGGACACTGCCAAGTCACACACGTATGAGCGCACCAGCAGCCGCCACGAGCGCTTGGAGCAGGATCTAGCGGAGGCCCCCGATTCCGGCCGCGTATTGTGGGACGCGCTGGACGCCGACGTGGATCCCACCGACCTCGATTCGACCGATATCGATCCGAAATAG
- the hisI gene encoding phosphoribosyl-AMP cyclohydrolase, with amino-acid sequence MSDNPADYELAPAIAAKVRFNDAGLVPAIVQAAETHEVLMMAWMDSHALAFTLATRRGTYYSRSRQEYWIKGLISGHVQRVVSASLDCDGDTVLLQVHQTGAACHTGSRTCFDDRHLELA; translated from the coding sequence ATGAGCGATAACCCCGCGGACTACGAGCTCGCCCCCGCAATCGCGGCGAAAGTACGTTTTAATGATGCCGGGTTGGTGCCCGCCATCGTGCAGGCGGCGGAAACCCACGAGGTGCTCATGATGGCCTGGATGGATTCGCACGCGCTTGCGTTTACCTTGGCCACTCGGCGCGGCACGTACTATTCCCGTTCGCGGCAGGAGTATTGGATTAAGGGCCTGATCTCGGGGCACGTGCAGCGGGTGGTGTCGGCAAGTTTGGATTGCGATGGGGACACCGTGCTGCTGCAAGTTCATCAAACGGGCGCGGCGTGCCACACTGGGAGCCGTACCTGTTTCGATGATCGGCACTTGGAGCTTGCCTGA
- the hisF gene encoding imidazole glycerol phosphate synthase subunit HisF → MAVAVRVIPCLDVDNGRVVKGVNFENLRDAGDPVELAARYDAAGADELTFLDVSASKAGRGTMLEVVRRTAEQVFIPLTVGGGVRSVADADELLRAGADKISVNTSAIARPELLRELSERFGAQCVVLSVDARRAPGMPSGFEVTTHGGSRGTGLDAVEWARRGAELGVGEILLNSMDGDGTKEGFDIELTEKVREAVRIPIIASGGAGKAEHFPPAVAAGADAVLAASIFHFQEVTIAECKRALAEAGYEVRL, encoded by the coding sequence ATGGCAGTGGCAGTGCGGGTGATCCCGTGTTTGGACGTGGACAATGGCCGCGTGGTCAAGGGCGTAAATTTTGAAAACCTGCGCGATGCAGGCGATCCGGTGGAACTCGCCGCGCGTTACGACGCCGCCGGGGCCGACGAACTCACGTTCCTTGACGTGAGCGCTTCCAAGGCGGGGCGGGGAACCATGCTGGAAGTGGTGCGTCGAACAGCCGAGCAGGTGTTTATCCCATTGACTGTGGGCGGTGGCGTGCGCAGCGTGGCGGATGCCGACGAATTGTTGCGTGCCGGTGCGGACAAGATCAGCGTGAATACCTCGGCCATTGCACGCCCCGAACTATTGCGCGAACTATCGGAACGGTTCGGCGCCCAGTGCGTGGTGCTTAGCGTGGATGCCCGCCGCGCCCCCGGCATGCCGAGCGGTTTCGAGGTGACCACCCACGGCGGTTCCCGCGGGACAGGCCTGGATGCCGTCGAATGGGCGCGCCGCGGCGCGGAGCTCGGGGTGGGGGAGATCCTGCTGAACTCCATGGATGGCGACGGCACCAAAGAAGGGTTTGATATCGAACTCACCGAAAAGGTGCGCGAGGCGGTACGGATCCCGATCATTGCTTCCGGGGGTGCGGGCAAGGCGGAACATTTCCCGCCGGCCGTGGCGGCGGGTGCGGACGCCGTGCTCGCGGCGTCGATATTCCACTTTCAGGAGGTCACCATCGCGGAGTGCAAACGGGCGCTGGCGGAGGCTGGGTACGAGGTGCGCCTGTGA
- a CDS encoding inositol monophosphatase family protein: MDARELLAVAEAIVDEAERVFVARIGAQPEVTKPGGDFATVADLEIEHLLRQLLTLHTGIPVFGEEAGGNLCADAVWVVDPIDGTSNYSAGSPMCAILVALLLAGRPVVSVISLPLLGKRLCAFEGSPLFLNGRPQPKLEDQPPLVAPIAFGSIVSPVNSTFPTLLRHNLLAKVAMQYPRLRVTGSVGIDLAFTALGIFAGAVTFSPYVWDNAAGVLAIQAAGGRVTDLHGEQWHPASQGLVAGTRAVHESILSTIRALES, translated from the coding sequence ATGGACGCGCGCGAACTCCTTGCCGTCGCGGAAGCGATCGTAGATGAAGCCGAACGTGTTTTCGTTGCGCGTATTGGTGCGCAGCCGGAGGTAACCAAACCCGGCGGCGATTTCGCAACCGTAGCCGACCTTGAAATCGAACATTTATTGCGCCAATTATTGACCCTGCACACCGGCATCCCCGTGTTTGGCGAGGAGGCCGGCGGCAACCTTTGCGCGGACGCGGTGTGGGTGGTGGACCCGATCGACGGCACCTCGAATTATTCGGCGGGCAGCCCCATGTGCGCGATCCTGGTGGCGCTGCTGCTGGCGGGTAGGCCGGTGGTGTCGGTGATCTCATTGCCGCTGCTGGGCAAACGTTTGTGCGCCTTTGAGGGTTCGCCACTGTTTTTGAATGGGCGCCCGCAGCCGAAGCTGGAGGATCAGCCGCCGTTGGTGGCGCCGATCGCGTTTGGGTCGATCGTGTCTCCGGTGAATTCGACCTTTCCCACCCTGCTGCGCCACAACCTATTGGCCAAGGTGGCGATGCAATACCCGCGCCTGCGGGTGACCGGTTCCGTGGGGATCGACCTCGCCTTTACCGCGTTGGGCATTTTCGCTGGCGCGGTCACGTTTAGCCCATATGTTTGGGATAACGCGGCGGGTGTGTTGGCGATTCAGGCGGCGGGCGGCCGCGTCACGGATCTCCACGGTGAACAGTGGCATCCCGCGTCGCAGGGCCTGGTGGCGGGCACCCGTGCGGTGCACGAGTCGATCCTGAGTACGATCAGAGCGTTGGAATCCTAA
- the priA gene encoding bifunctional 1-(5-phosphoribosyl)-5-((5-phosphoribosylamino)methylideneamino)imidazole-4-carboxamide isomerase/phosphoribosylanthranilate isomerase PriA, whose amino-acid sequence MSLTLLPAVDVVDGQAVRLHQGEAGSETVYGTPLEAALNWQDQGAQWLHFVDLDAAFNRGSNHELMAEVVGRLDIHVELTGGIRDDASLERALATGARRVNIGTAALEHPEWCRSAIERYGDRVAVGLDVRLIDGQWRTRGNGWVSDGGDLWEVLERLDSQGCSRFVVTDVSKDGTLAGPNIDLLRDVAAATDAPIVASGGIATLADVIEVSKYVAEGIDSVIIGKALYEGRFTLAEALAAVGK is encoded by the coding sequence ATGAGTCTCACACTTCTCCCAGCCGTTGATGTCGTTGATGGTCAGGCGGTGCGCCTCCATCAGGGCGAGGCAGGCAGCGAAACTGTGTACGGAACGCCGCTGGAGGCCGCGCTGAATTGGCAGGACCAGGGCGCGCAATGGCTGCATTTCGTGGATCTTGACGCCGCCTTTAACCGCGGTTCGAATCACGAACTTATGGCCGAAGTTGTGGGCCGGTTGGATATTCACGTCGAGCTCACCGGGGGTATCCGCGACGATGCTTCGCTGGAACGTGCGCTTGCTACGGGGGCGCGGCGCGTCAATATCGGCACCGCGGCATTGGAGCATCCGGAATGGTGCCGAAGCGCCATCGAACGTTACGGCGATCGCGTGGCGGTGGGCTTGGACGTGCGCCTGATCGATGGGCAGTGGCGCACGCGCGGCAATGGCTGGGTGTCCGACGGCGGTGACCTGTGGGAAGTGCTGGAGCGCCTGGATTCCCAAGGCTGTTCGCGCTTTGTGGTCACGGACGTGTCTAAGGATGGCACCCTTGCGGGACCGAACATTGATTTGCTTCGTGATGTGGCGGCGGCGACGGACGCGCCGATCGTGGCTTCCGGGGGCATTGCCACGCTGGCGGATGTGATCGAGGTGTCCAAGTATGTGGCGGAGGGTATCGATTCGGTGATTATCGGGAAAGCGCTCTATGAAGGGCGGTTTACCCTCGCGGAAGCACTCGCGGCAGTAGGCAAGTAG
- the hisH gene encoding imidazole glycerol phosphate synthase subunit HisH, whose product MSTTVAVLDYGSGNIRSAARAVAQAGARVKVTHDPKEVLAADGLLVPGVGAFAACMEGLHRVQGARMIGERLAGGRPVLGICVGMQILFEHGVEHGVDAAGCGEWPGVVTRLDAAVLPHMGWNTVRAPQGSQMFAGIAPTERFYFVHSYGVRTWEFAEDGLTTPPLVTWATHGCDFVAAVENGPLWATQFHPEKSSETGQKLLRNWLASF is encoded by the coding sequence ATGTCAACGACTGTCGCCGTGCTTGATTACGGTTCCGGAAATATTCGATCTGCCGCACGCGCGGTAGCACAAGCGGGCGCTCGGGTGAAGGTGACGCACGATCCCAAAGAGGTTCTCGCCGCAGATGGTTTACTGGTCCCAGGCGTGGGGGCTTTTGCGGCGTGCATGGAGGGCTTGCACCGAGTGCAGGGTGCCCGCATGATCGGGGAGCGGCTCGCGGGCGGTCGCCCGGTATTGGGGATTTGCGTGGGAATGCAGATTCTATTCGAGCATGGAGTGGAGCACGGCGTTGACGCGGCTGGCTGCGGCGAGTGGCCGGGCGTCGTCACGCGTCTCGACGCCGCGGTATTGCCGCACATGGGCTGGAACACCGTGCGCGCCCCACAAGGTTCGCAAATGTTTGCGGGGATCGCGCCGACGGAGCGTTTCTATTTCGTGCATTCGTATGGGGTGCGCACGTGGGAGTTTGCGGAGGATGGGCTGACCACCCCGCCACTGGTGACGTGGGCGACGCACGGGTGTGATTTCGTGGCGGCCGTGGAAAATGGTCCGTTGTGGGCTACGCAATTTCACCCGGAAAAATCCTCCGAAACGGGGCAAAAGCTGCTGCGGAACTGGTTGGCAAGCTTTTAG
- the hisB gene encoding imidazoleglycerol-phosphate dehydratase HisB — translation MNRIGRISRETSESAITVEINLDGTGKTDIDTGVPFFDHMLTAFGAHGSFDLTVHAKGDTHIDAHHTVEDTGIVLGQAINQALGDKKGIRRFGSCQLPMDEALCEAIVDVSGRPYFVITGEPPQMLTAVIGGHYATVINEHFFETLAGNARIALHVRCHYGRDPHHITEAEYKAVARALRAATEPDPRVTGIPSTKGSL, via the coding sequence ATGAACCGCATTGGGCGTATCAGCCGCGAGACCAGCGAGTCCGCAATTACTGTTGAAATCAATCTAGATGGAACCGGCAAGACGGACATCGATACCGGCGTGCCATTTTTCGATCACATGCTCACGGCGTTCGGCGCGCACGGGTCCTTCGATCTCACCGTGCACGCCAAGGGGGACACCCATATTGACGCGCACCACACCGTCGAGGACACCGGCATTGTGCTCGGACAGGCGATCAATCAAGCGCTCGGCGATAAAAAAGGCATTCGACGCTTCGGTTCCTGCCAGCTCCCCATGGACGAAGCGTTGTGTGAGGCCATCGTGGACGTTTCCGGTCGCCCATACTTTGTGATCACCGGCGAGCCGCCCCAAATGCTCACCGCTGTGATCGGCGGCCACTACGCCACCGTGATCAACGAACACTTTTTTGAAACCCTGGCCGGGAATGCGCGCATCGCCTTGCATGTGCGCTGCCACTATGGCCGCGATCCGCACCACATCACCGAGGCGGAATACAAGGCGGTGGCGCGGGCGCTGCGTGCCGCCACGGAACCTGATCCCCGCGTGACGGGCATTCCCTCTACCAAAGGCTCGCTCTAG